The following are encoded together in the Streptomyces sp. NBC_01465 genome:
- a CDS encoding sensor histidine kinase, with protein sequence MTGRRRAPRSLPLRTRLALTASAAVALVALGVCVAAFFVIRYELYHQLDLNLTQSATLATQQNRDAAPGVLAGECRYLSAPACSQIVPASAADDPTAAYLLPVAAATREVAAGDWAAYYTNITLYGHPTRMLTTPLGKDRALQVALRADPVERGVHQAAWLLSAIGAAGVLLAAALGYWVSRTGLAPVVRLTATAERITATRDPRHRIEPPAPDRHDEITRLTTTFNTMLDELERSVTAQRRLVADASHELRTPLTALRTNAELLARADRLTEAQRTRASTALTRQITEVTSLVNDLIELARNEEPTPLLEAVRLAPLVDHAVATARGHWPEITFTVRTDPEADPTFPGVPARLARLLANLLSNAAKFSPPHATVEVTLTEAELTIRDHGPGIAPQDLPHVFDRFYRAEAARALPGSGLGLAMARQIARAHGAGLTAERAAGGGALFRLTLPPYQEDCQNPGGSV encoded by the coding sequence GTGACCGGCCGCCGGCGCGCACCCCGCTCCCTCCCCCTGCGCACCCGCCTCGCCCTCACCGCGTCGGCAGCGGTCGCGCTCGTCGCGCTCGGCGTCTGCGTGGCCGCCTTCTTCGTGATCCGTTACGAGCTCTACCACCAGCTCGACCTCAACCTCACCCAGTCCGCGACCCTCGCCACCCAGCAGAACCGCGACGCCGCCCCCGGCGTGCTCGCCGGGGAGTGCCGCTATCTCTCCGCCCCGGCGTGCAGCCAGATCGTCCCGGCCTCGGCGGCCGACGACCCCACCGCCGCCTATCTCCTCCCCGTCGCCGCAGCCACCCGCGAGGTGGCGGCCGGCGACTGGGCCGCGTACTACACCAACATCACGCTCTACGGTCACCCCACCCGGATGCTCACGACACCTCTCGGCAAGGACAGGGCCCTCCAAGTCGCCCTGCGCGCCGACCCGGTGGAGCGCGGCGTGCACCAGGCGGCCTGGCTCCTCTCCGCGATCGGCGCGGCCGGCGTGCTCCTCGCGGCCGCGCTCGGCTACTGGGTCTCGCGTACGGGCCTCGCCCCTGTCGTACGCCTCACCGCCACGGCGGAGCGCATCACGGCGACCCGCGACCCCCGCCACCGCATCGAGCCGCCCGCACCCGACCGCCACGACGAGATCACCCGGCTCACCACCACCTTCAACACCATGCTGGACGAGCTGGAGCGCTCGGTCACGGCCCAGCGCCGCCTCGTCGCGGACGCCTCCCACGAGCTGCGCACACCGCTCACCGCCCTGCGTACGAACGCCGAACTCCTCGCCCGCGCCGACCGCCTGACGGAGGCTCAGCGCACGCGCGCGTCCACCGCCCTCACCCGTCAGATCACCGAAGTGACGTCCCTGGTCAACGACTTGATCGAGCTGGCCCGCAACGAGGAGCCCACTCCCCTCCTCGAAGCGGTCCGCCTCGCCCCGCTCGTCGACCACGCCGTGGCCACGGCTCGCGGCCACTGGCCGGAGATCACCTTCACCGTACGGACGGATCCCGAGGCCGACCCCACCTTCCCCGGAGTCCCCGCCCGCCTCGCCCGCCTCCTGGCCAACCTGCTGTCGAACGCCGCGAAGTTCTCACCTCCGCACGCCACCGTCGAAGTGACGCTCACCGAGGCAGAGTTGACGATCCGCGACCACGGTCCGGGCATCGCGCCCCAGGACCTCCCCCACGTCTTCGACCGCTTCTACCGCGCGGAGGCGGCCCGCGCGCTCCCCGGTTCGGGTCTCGGCCTGGCGATGGCGCGCCAGATCGCGCGCGCCCACGGCGCCGGCCTCACGGCCGAACGGGCAGCGGGCGGCGGGGCCCTGTTCCGGCTGACCCTGCCGCCCTACCAGGAGGACTGTCAGAACCCCGGCGGCTCCGTGTAG
- a CDS encoding response regulator transcription factor yields MTKILVVDDQPEVRAAVEDGLSVEGYEVLGVGDGLAALSSVASWQPDAVVLDVMMPVLDGLGVCRQLRAAGDRTPVLVLTALDSVSERVDGLEAGADDYLVKPFALDELIARVRALLRRAAPAQDGAPLAYADLTLDPATRTGHRGARALEFSRTESALLELLLRHPGQVLPRELILELVWGQDFGPDSNSLAVYVGYLRRKLEAGGEPRLVQTVHGIGYRLDLP; encoded by the coding sequence ATGACGAAGATCCTGGTCGTGGACGACCAGCCCGAGGTGCGCGCCGCCGTCGAGGACGGGCTCAGTGTCGAGGGGTACGAGGTGCTCGGGGTCGGTGACGGGCTCGCCGCGCTGTCGTCCGTCGCCTCCTGGCAGCCCGACGCCGTCGTGCTCGACGTGATGATGCCCGTCCTCGACGGGCTCGGGGTCTGCCGTCAGTTGCGAGCCGCGGGCGACCGCACCCCCGTCCTCGTCCTGACCGCGCTCGACTCCGTGAGCGAGCGCGTCGACGGGCTCGAGGCGGGCGCCGACGACTATCTCGTCAAGCCTTTCGCGCTGGACGAGCTGATCGCCCGCGTACGGGCCCTCCTGCGGCGTGCTGCCCCGGCACAGGACGGCGCCCCGCTCGCGTACGCCGACCTCACCCTCGACCCCGCCACCCGTACCGGGCACCGCGGGGCTCGCGCCCTGGAGTTCAGCCGGACCGAGTCCGCACTCCTGGAACTCCTTCTGCGCCATCCGGGGCAGGTCCTCCCCCGCGAGCTGATCCTGGAGCTGGTCTGGGGCCAGGACTTCGGGCCCGACTCCAACTCCCTTGCCGTGTACGTCGGTTACCTCCGCCGCAAACTGGAGGCGGGCGGCGAGCCCCGCCTCGTCCAGACCGTCCACGGCATCGGCTACCGGCTGGACCTCCCGTGA
- a CDS encoding UDP-N-acetylglucosamine--N-acetylmuramyl-(pentapeptide) pyrophosphoryl-undecaprenol N-acetylglucosamine transferase, which produces MRTTTRFTTARTTAAPLSVVIGAGGTGGHIYPGLALADALRRADPRAVVSFVGTERGLETRLIPDAGYRLHTVDMIPFDPALGAKRYLLPAALLRSGVQCRTILREQRAQVAVGMGGYPSAPVILGARMAGLPSVIHESNAVPGRANQFAARLTPHLTVAFDRSRAHLAGGQNAETVGMPIAAPIASLDRAALRDEARRALGVPDRARLVLVNGGSLGAARLTAAAIGLASRWQWREDVHLLIKTGPAALDATRIRLADEGGDRVARAVPYLDRMELAYAAADLVICRAGSATVAELATTGVPAVLVPYPHAPGDHQTHNARVLCDAGAGVLLPDAETTADRLAELVGPLLDNPARLAAMSGAAHPSTHAQAADLLAATVIEHALEHAA; this is translated from the coding sequence ATGCGGACAACGACTCGGTTCACCACGGCCCGGACCACGGCAGCCCCCCTCTCGGTCGTCATCGGTGCCGGCGGCACCGGCGGTCACATCTATCCCGGGCTCGCCCTCGCCGACGCCCTGCGCCGGGCCGACCCTCGTGCCGTCGTCTCCTTCGTCGGTACGGAGCGCGGGCTCGAGACGCGGCTCATTCCCGATGCCGGGTACCGGCTGCACACCGTCGACATGATCCCCTTCGACCCCGCCCTCGGCGCCAAGCGCTATCTGCTCCCCGCGGCCCTCCTCCGGTCCGGTGTCCAGTGCCGCACCATCCTCCGCGAGCAGCGCGCCCAGGTCGCCGTCGGGATGGGCGGCTACCCGAGCGCGCCCGTCATCCTCGGCGCCCGCATGGCCGGGCTGCCCAGCGTCATCCATGAGTCCAACGCCGTTCCGGGGCGCGCCAATCAGTTCGCCGCCCGGCTCACCCCCCACCTCACCGTCGCCTTCGACCGCAGCCGCGCCCATCTCGCCGGCGGGCAGAACGCCGAGACCGTGGGCATGCCCATCGCCGCCCCCATCGCCTCACTCGACCGGGCCGCCCTGCGCGACGAGGCCCGGCGCGCACTCGGCGTTCCCGACCGGGCCCGGCTCGTTCTCGTCAACGGCGGGAGCCTCGGGGCCGCCCGGCTCACAGCGGCCGCGATCGGGCTCGCCTCGCGCTGGCAGTGGCGCGAGGACGTCCACCTCCTCATCAAGACCGGGCCCGCCGCCCTGGACGCCACCCGCATACGCCTCGCCGACGAGGGCGGCGACCGCGTGGCCCGCGCCGTCCCCTATCTCGACCGTATGGAACTGGCCTACGCGGCAGCCGATCTGGTGATCTGCCGGGCCGGCTCCGCGACCGTCGCCGAGCTCGCCACCACCGGCGTCCCCGCCGTCCTCGTCCCCTACCCGCACGCCCCGGGCGACCACCAGACCCACAACGCCCGCGTTCTGTGCGACGCCGGGGCCGGAGTCCTGCTCCCCGACGCGGAGACCACCGCCGACCGGCTCGCGGAGCTCGTCGGGCCGCTGCTCGACAACCCCGCGCGCCTCGCAGCCATGAGCGGCGCAGCCCACCCCTCCACCCACGCCCAGGCCGCAGACCTGCTGGCCGCCACCGTCATCGAGCACGCACTGGAGCACGCAGCATGA
- a CDS encoding SDR family NAD(P)-dependent oxidoreductase produces MSTNPWKNRTVLVTGAEGFIGSTLVDLLVEQGANVRAFVHYKPYAEKGHLARHIGQVEMLAGDVRDAGRVSDAVAGCDTVFHLAALIGIPYSYDSPGAYVQTNVTGTENIAEACRRHSVRRLVHTSTSEVYGTALTAPISESHPLQPQSPYSASKIGADMMALSHFHAFELPVTVVRPFNTYGPRQSARAVIPTILAQLHAGARQIKLGSLSPTRDFTYVTDTARGFLALADCDRALGESVNLGTGQEISIGDLAQALIAASGRDAEVVVDPARLRPSGSEVQRLLSDNTRAREWAGWEPQVPLTEGLSCTSEWIAENLHLFAADRYQV; encoded by the coding sequence ATGAGCACCAACCCCTGGAAGAACCGCACCGTCCTCGTCACCGGCGCCGAGGGCTTCATCGGCTCGACCCTCGTCGACCTCCTCGTCGAACAGGGCGCGAACGTCCGGGCCTTCGTGCACTACAAGCCGTACGCCGAGAAGGGCCACCTCGCCCGCCATATCGGCCAGGTTGAGATGCTGGCAGGCGACGTACGCGACGCCGGTCGCGTCAGCGACGCGGTCGCCGGCTGCGACACCGTCTTCCATCTCGCCGCGCTGATCGGCATCCCGTACAGCTACGACTCCCCGGGCGCGTACGTACAGACCAACGTCACCGGCACCGAGAACATCGCCGAGGCCTGCCGCCGCCACTCCGTGCGCCGCCTCGTCCACACCTCCACGAGCGAGGTGTACGGAACCGCGCTCACCGCCCCCATCAGCGAGAGCCACCCCCTCCAGCCGCAGTCCCCGTACTCCGCATCGAAGATCGGCGCCGACATGATGGCGCTCTCGCACTTCCACGCCTTCGAGCTGCCGGTGACGGTGGTCCGCCCCTTCAACACCTACGGACCGAGGCAGTCCGCCCGCGCCGTGATCCCCACGATCCTGGCCCAACTCCACGCCGGGGCACGGCAGATCAAGCTCGGCTCGCTCTCGCCGACCCGCGACTTCACGTACGTCACCGACACCGCCAGGGGCTTTCTCGCCCTGGCCGACTGCGACCGCGCCCTGGGGGAGAGCGTCAACCTCGGCACCGGCCAGGAGATCTCGATCGGCGACCTGGCGCAGGCGCTGATCGCCGCCTCGGGCCGCGACGCCGAGGTCGTCGTGGACCCGGCACGCCTGCGCCCCTCCGGCAGCGAGGTCCAGCGGCTGCTCTCCGACAACACCCGGGCCCGCGAGTGGGCGGGGTGGGAGCCGCAGGTCCCGCTGACCGAGGGTCTGTCCTGTACGTCGGAGTGGATCGCGGAGAACCTGCACCTGTTCGCGGCCGACCGCTACCAGGTGTAA
- a CDS encoding TetR/AcrR family transcriptional regulator, with amino-acid sequence MPPPPTAPTPRTGRPRSTAADEAILEATRDALVELGWSKLTLGDVATRAGVAKTTLYRRWAGKNELVVDAVAVLFDELELPDRGSLLADVEGVVLQFAALLERPETKTALMAVVAESTGDEPLRQRIRTAIVDRQKRLVLVGRERAQARGELPYEEDSEAAARNADLIFDVIAGAVVHRTLVSCEPIDEAWAHSFTLLLVSGLGGVQG; translated from the coding sequence ATGCCGCCTCCCCCCACCGCCCCCACGCCGCGCACCGGCCGCCCCCGTTCCACCGCCGCGGACGAGGCGATCCTCGAAGCGACCCGGGACGCCCTGGTCGAACTGGGCTGGTCCAAGCTGACGCTGGGCGACGTGGCGACGCGGGCCGGGGTCGCCAAGACCACCCTCTACCGGCGCTGGGCGGGCAAGAACGAGCTGGTCGTGGACGCGGTGGCGGTCCTCTTCGACGAGCTCGAACTGCCCGACAGGGGAAGCCTGTTGGCGGACGTGGAAGGTGTGGTGCTGCAGTTCGCGGCCCTGCTTGAGCGGCCGGAGACCAAGACCGCGCTGATGGCGGTGGTCGCGGAGTCGACGGGCGACGAGCCGCTGCGGCAGCGGATCCGTACGGCCATCGTCGACCGGCAGAAGCGGCTCGTACTGGTCGGGCGGGAGCGGGCGCAGGCGCGCGGGGAGCTTCCGTACGAGGAGGACTCGGAGGCGGCGGCCCGCAACGCGGACCTGATCTTCGACGTCATCGCGGGGGCCGTGGTGCACCGGACCCTGGTGAGCTGTGAGCCCATTGACGAGGCGTGGGCGCACAGCTTCACGCTGCTGCTGGTGTCGGGGCTGGGCGGCGTGCAGGGGTGA
- a CDS encoding tetratricopeptide repeat protein, which yields MQPRNMSMSGVVDLAAVKAANEARQKAEQARAEAARQGGGAPAAVSPSSLVIDVDEAGFESDVLQRSAEVPVVIDFWAEWCEPCKQLGPLLERLAVEYNGRFLLAKVDVDANQMLMQQFGIQGIPAVFAVVAGQALPLFQGAAPEAQIRQTLDQLIQVGEERFGLTGIVVDGDAPEGSAEPAPIPVGPYDALLEAAVQALDANDFGGAVQAYKNVLSDDPGNEEAKLGLAQAQLLQRVQSADPQQVRKAAADNPADVAAQIAAADLDLVGGHVEDAFARLVDTVRITAGDERDAARVRLLELFEVIGADDQRVTAARSALARVLF from the coding sequence ATGCAGCCTAGGAACATGTCCATGAGCGGCGTCGTCGACCTCGCCGCAGTGAAGGCGGCCAACGAGGCCCGGCAGAAGGCGGAGCAGGCGCGCGCCGAGGCCGCCCGGCAGGGCGGCGGCGCCCCGGCGGCCGTCTCTCCCTCCTCTCTTGTCATCGATGTCGACGAAGCCGGTTTCGAGAGCGACGTACTGCAGCGCTCCGCCGAGGTCCCGGTCGTCATCGACTTCTGGGCCGAGTGGTGCGAGCCGTGCAAGCAGCTCGGCCCGCTGCTCGAACGCCTCGCCGTCGAGTACAACGGCCGTTTCCTCCTCGCCAAGGTGGACGTCGACGCCAACCAGATGCTGATGCAGCAGTTCGGCATCCAGGGCATCCCGGCCGTCTTCGCCGTCGTCGCCGGCCAGGCGCTCCCGCTCTTCCAGGGCGCGGCGCCCGAGGCCCAGATCCGCCAGACGCTGGACCAGCTGATCCAGGTCGGCGAGGAGCGCTTCGGACTGACCGGCATCGTGGTCGACGGGGACGCCCCCGAGGGCTCGGCGGAGCCCGCCCCGATCCCGGTCGGCCCGTACGACGCCCTGCTCGAGGCCGCCGTACAGGCCCTGGACGCCAATGACTTCGGCGGTGCGGTCCAGGCGTACAAGAACGTGCTCTCCGACGACCCGGGCAACGAGGAGGCCAAGCTCGGCCTCGCCCAGGCGCAGCTCCTGCAGCGCGTGCAGAGCGCGGACCCGCAGCAGGTCCGCAAGGCCGCCGCCGACAATCCGGCCGATGTCGCCGCACAGATCGCGGCCGCGGACCTGGATCTGGTCGGCGGTCACGTCGAGGACGCCTTCGCGCGCCTCGTCGACACGGTCCGGATCACGGCGGGCGACGAGCGGGACGCGGCGCGCGTACGGCTCCTCGAGCTCTTCGAAGTGATCGGCGCCGATGATCAGAGAGTGACGGCCGCGCGCAGCGCGCTGGCGCGGGTTCTCTTCTGA
- a CDS encoding DUF6230 family protein, translating to MSSQVRGGTRWKRFALVMVPAVAATGAIGVAMAQGALAASFSVSGQSFKVTTDQLKGTGFSQYGGVDTGYDLKGNKAAHAVAVSGFKSATITNMCQSVVTPDVPFIGTVTLVLKAGQNASKPVTAKDLYLDVEDLDADAVFTNIDIGVAAKDATKGPAMKPGEKANPFGFSQQAEKVTLSHVKQKAWATTAGTFKLSGLSMRLKTGDGNECY from the coding sequence ATGAGTTCCCAGGTACGTGGCGGGACCAGATGGAAGCGGTTCGCGCTGGTCATGGTGCCGGCAGTGGCCGCGACCGGTGCGATAGGCGTCGCCATGGCGCAGGGTGCGCTGGCGGCTTCGTTCAGCGTCTCCGGCCAGAGCTTCAAGGTCACCACCGACCAGCTCAAGGGCACGGGTTTCAGCCAGTACGGCGGTGTTGACACCGGGTACGACCTCAAGGGCAACAAGGCTGCGCACGCGGTGGCGGTCTCCGGCTTCAAGTCGGCGACGATCACCAACATGTGCCAGTCCGTGGTCACCCCGGACGTGCCGTTCATCGGCACCGTCACGCTGGTACTGAAGGCCGGCCAGAACGCCAGCAAGCCGGTCACGGCGAAGGACCTGTACCTCGACGTCGAGGACCTCGACGCCGATGCGGTCTTCACCAACATCGACATCGGTGTTGCGGCGAAGGACGCCACCAAGGGTCCGGCCATGAAGCCGGGCGAGAAGGCCAACCCCTTCGGCTTCTCGCAGCAGGCCGAGAAGGTCACGCTCAGCCACGTCAAGCAGAAGGCCTGGGCCACCACGGCCGGCACCTTCAAGCTGAGCGGTCTGAGCATGCGCCTGAAGACCGGCGACGGCAACGAGTGCTACTAG
- a CDS encoding DUF6114 domain-containing protein — protein MSAESSGDRDFTYWRLRFQAWRGGRPFWAGLFTLLSGAPIIYFPYFNLHLGHLTMAMSTTAGAGSLIIGILLITLGFTMWYHSIVRVFAGIATILLGLISIPLSNIGGFLIGFLLALFGGALSISWAPAKAQADPAGIPAQRPLGEAPLEEAPLGAAPVGEFDHAAVPEQQAVQEFPQQPPAVHDDTTFDANGGRHRAG, from the coding sequence ATGAGCGCCGAGTCCTCAGGTGACCGCGATTTCACATACTGGCGGCTGCGTTTCCAGGCATGGCGGGGCGGACGGCCCTTCTGGGCCGGACTGTTCACCTTGCTCAGCGGGGCGCCGATCATCTACTTCCCGTACTTCAACCTGCACCTCGGCCACCTCACGATGGCCATGTCGACGACGGCGGGTGCGGGCTCGCTGATCATCGGGATTCTGCTGATCACCCTGGGCTTCACGATGTGGTACCACTCCATCGTCCGGGTCTTCGCGGGCATCGCCACCATCCTGCTGGGGCTCATCTCGATCCCGCTGTCCAACATCGGCGGCTTCCTGATCGGTTTCCTGCTCGCTCTCTTCGGCGGCGCACTGTCGATCTCCTGGGCACCGGCTAAGGCGCAGGCCGATCCGGCCGGGATTCCGGCGCAGCGCCCGCTGGGGGAGGCCCCCCTTGAGGAGGCGCCCCTGGGAGCGGCCCCCGTAGGCGAGTTCGACCACGCGGCCGTACCCGAGCAGCAAGCGGTTCAGGAGTTTCCGCAGCAGCCGCCGGCCGTGCACGACGACACGACATTTGACGCCAACGGTGGGAGGCACCGTGCGGGGTGA